The Benincasa hispida cultivar B227 chromosome 9, ASM972705v1, whole genome shotgun sequence genome has a segment encoding these proteins:
- the LOC120087189 gene encoding zinc finger CCCH domain-containing protein 23-like — protein MMIGEQSRFNHTIQVPPWDPLEDHHMTGISSPVFISGGVDSFIDSFSSIHRYLPSAADSDDLDAVAEAVDGFSCDHFRMFEFKIRRCARGRSHDWTECPYAHPGEKARRRDPRKYHYSGTACPEFRKGNCKKGDSCDFAHGIFECWLHPARYRTQPCKDGLACRRRVCFFAHTPEQLRVLPQQSPRTPVSADSVDGSSRIAHAFDSYFAKGSFVTSPTSILSTPPVSPPSDSPPLSPNCPFNSMNGLVSCMRNLQLGKSKATPHWGRIQLGGQNPLSPSGSGLYSLPSTPTTGNYELWGKSYEEEPAMERVESGRDLRAKMYAKLSKDNSVKEVDSTFTPDVGWVSELLM, from the coding sequence ATGATGATCGGAGAACAATCTAGATTCAATCACACCATTCAAGTTCCTCCATGGGACCCACTTGAAGACCACCATATGACCGGAATTTCCTCGCCGGTCTTCATCTCTGGTGGGGTCGACTCATTTATCGACTCCTTTTCTTCCATTCACCGTTACCTTCCCTCCGCGGCGGATTCCGATGATTTGGATGCGGTAGCTGAGGCGGTGGATGGTTTCTCCTGTGACCATTTTCGGATGTTCGAGTTCAAAATACGGAGATGCGCACGTGGGAGGTCGCACGATTGGACGGAGTGTCCGTACGCGCATCCCGGCGAGAAAGCTCGCCGGCGTGATCCGAGGAAGTATCATTACTCCGGTACGGCTTGTCCGGAGTTTCGTAAAGGGAATTGCAAAAAAGGGGATTCTTGCGATTTCGCTCACGGGATTTTCGAGTGTTGGCTTCATCCAGCTCGGTACCGGACTCAGCCTTGTAAGGACGGATTAGCCTGTCGCCGTCGTGTCTGTTTTTTCGCACACACGCCGGAACAGCTTCGGGTTCTGCCGCAGCAGAGCCCGAGAACCCCTGTTTCGGCCGATTCTGTTGATGGGTCATCACGAATTGCACACGCATTCGATTCCTATTTCGCCAAAGGATCATTTGTGACTTCACCCACTTCAATTCTATCAACGCCCCCTGTTTCTCCGCCATCCGATTCACCTCCCCTATCGCCGAATTGTCCGTTTAATTCGATGAATGGATTGGTTTCGTGTATGCGTAATCTTCAACTTGGGAAATCGAAAGCAACCCCTCATTGGGGGAGGATTCAATTGGGGGGACAGAATCCACTCTCTCCCTCCGGCTCTGGTTTGTACAGCTTACCGTCAACTCCGACCACCGGAAATTACGAATTGTGGGGGAAGAGTTACGAGGAAGAACCTGCAATGGAGAGAGTGGAATCTGGGAGAGACCTAAGAGCTAAAATGTATGCAAAACTCAGCAAAGACAACTCTGTGAAGGAGGTGGATTCAACATTCACACCCGATGTCGGATGGGTTTCGGAGCTATTAATGTGA